A window from Culex pipiens pallens isolate TS chromosome 3, TS_CPP_V2, whole genome shotgun sequence encodes these proteins:
- the LOC120418547 gene encoding uncharacterized protein LOC120418547 produces the protein MGKLNKKLTPVKPIPAKQKADPEAKTSGPFPIYRSMPVQLNGPEPKSFKVQTTKKTKAVAKSVTTTPIPLPAAPQEDPEDAKTKTKKLRKLAITRLNKKDKKKLRKEEVLKKIELTQSAFKSEKEKKKREKTAVTGDMRPLLDALPSLDSLFQLKSAENLKTGVPKYDKKAKPKTKQQLKVERLKKQKGEFLNRCQKVNQLLKSKKYRKNPKKMIAEHIKNTRKDQLKLLLGSS, from the coding sequence ATGGGAAAACTCAACAAAAAGTTAACTCCCGTGAAACCGATTCCGGCGAAGCAGAAAGCCGACCCAGAAGCCAAAACATCCGGTCCGTTCCCCATCTATCGGTCCATGCCGGTACAGCTTAACGGTCCTGAACCGAAAAGCTTCAAAGTACAGACGACCAAGAAAACCAAAGCCGTCGCAAAATCAGTCACAACCACACCGATTCCACTTCCCGCCGCACCCCAGGAAGACCCCGAGGacgccaaaaccaaaaccaagaAACTTCGAAAGCTGGCCATCACTCGGTTGAACAAAAAAGACAAGAAAAAGTTACGCAAGGAGGAGGTGCTCAAAAAGATCGAGCTCACCCAGAGTGCCTTCAAGAGCGAGAAAGAGAAGAAAAAGCGGGAGAAAACGGCCGTCACCGGAGACATGCGCCCCCTGCTGGACGCGCTGCCCTCGCTGGACTCGCTGTTCCAGCTCAAGTCGGCGGAAAATCTCAAAACCGGCGTGCCCAAGTACGACAAGAAGGCCAAACCGAAAACGAAACAGCAGCTCAAGGTGGAGCGGTTGAAGAAACAGAAGGGAGAGTTCCTGAACCGCTGCCAGAAGGTGAACCAGCTGTTGAAGTCGAAAAAGTACCGCAAGAATCCGAAGAAAATGATCGCGGAGCACATCAAGAACACGAGGAAGGATCAGTTGAAGTTGCTGCTGGGGAGCTCGTAG
- the LOC120418548 gene encoding probable prefoldin subunit 4, whose product MSSKTDSKNKGTFQPDSDVHITIDDQMKINKFANFNAKVEDLKEELKVRQNELKNLEEAGDEIELMDEDTIPFLIGEVFVSHDLPRTQELLAEAKEKKKQEIENIQKLSKDIQDKMGDLKAHLYGRFGSNIYLENDE is encoded by the exons ATGAGTTCCAAGACCGACAGCAAGAACAAAGGCACATTCCAGCCG GACTCAGATGTTCACATCACCATCGATGACCAAATGAAGATCAACAAATTTGCGAATTTCAACGCCAAAGTCGAGGACCTCAAGGAGGAGCTGAAGGTGCGGCAGAACGAGCTGAAGAATCTGGAGGAGGCCGGCGACGAGATCGAGCTGATGGACGAGGACACGATTCCGTTCCTGATCGGGGAGGTGTTCGTGTCGCACGATTTGCCCCGCACGCAG GAACTGCTCGCCGAAGCCAAAGAGAAGAAAAAGCAGGAAATCGAAAACATCCAGAAGCTGTCCAAAGACATCCAGGACAAGATGGGCGATCTGAAGGCGCATTTGTACGGCCGGTTCGGCAGCAACATCTATCTCGAAAACGATGAATAA